GGTAAGCTTCAGGAAAGTTAGGATTAAGACTTAATGCTTGGTTGAAATCTGCCATAGCACCTTTTAAATCTCCCAAATCACGGCGTGTAAATCCGCGATGATTGTAGATACCAGGATAATTAGAATTAAGACTGATTGCTTGATTATAATCTGTAATTGCCCCTTTTAAGTCTCCTAATTTATGGCGAGATATGCCTCGTTTATAGTAAACTTCAGGAAAATTAGGATGCAGCCGCAAAGCTTCATCATATTCTTCAATTGCCCCTTTAATATCTCCAGATGTATGTTTATTAATTCCTCGATGAAAATAAATTATTGCCTCTTTAAGATCAGATTGTGCTAACAACGAGAATTTTATTTTGGATTCAGAAATATTTGCTAAATTTTTAGCCCTCACCTTTGGACTATATAATATAGTTCCTAATATGAGAGTTACAATTGTTAATTTCCATTTTTTCATAACACTATTTTTCCAATTATTAGCATATAGTTATTAATTATAATAACATTCACACAAATACAATCAACTACCATGCTCAATTTAACAAAAATATCTAAACAAATGCAAGGTTTTAGTCAACATTTAACCTCAGAAGTGGCAGCAAGTCATCAGCGGTTGGAATTGGCACAACAATATTTAAAAACGGCTATTGAATGTCAAGAGGAGTTAGTTAAACGGCAAGAAGAATGGCGACATCGGATTATTTTTGCTAATGCTACACCCATTGAACCTCTCGACACCTGTATTACTATTCCTGTTCCCCCCAAAGTTCATACTGTCATTTCAACAGATGGTTCGCAAATCTCCCCCAATCATCACGAAATCGCCTATTGTTATTTACTAAATATCGGTAGAGTTGTTTTACACTATGGTCAAAATCTTCACCCTGTTCTCGATAGTATACCGGAGGTATTTTATCGCCCTGAAGATTTATATATATCCCGTCAGTGGGGAATTAGAACAGACGAATGGATGGGTTTTCGGCGTACCGCTTCTGAGGCTACAGTATTAGCAGAATTGGCTTGTAGTACGAAGACAGAAGCCCCGACTTTAGCGATGATAGATGGTTCGTTAATATACTGGTTTTTAGATCAGTTACCGATGGAGGCCAGGGATCTCATTTTACCCCCCGTTTTAGAATCTTGGCAACAACTCCGGCAGGCACAAATTCCCATAATGGGTTATCTTAGTGCCTCTCGTAGCATAGATGCTACCAATTTTTTACGCTTTTTAGCTTGTCCTCATCCCGTTCCCGACTGTATCACTCATTGTCCCAATCAACTAGAATACGTGCCTTGTAAAAAATTTGATACATTGCGAGATACGGCATTATGGACAACCCAACTCCAACCCGGACAGCGTGGACCACTATGGCGAAGTAATGCGCGGATTTTAGAATTGTACGACGATCAAATTATTTATTTTTGTTACGTTCATGTCGGTACAGAAATAGCCCGCATTGAAGTTCCCGCTTGGGTTGTGGAGAATTCAACCATGTTTGATCAAGCACTAGGGTTAATGCTGGCACAGGTACATAAAGGATATGGTTATCCTGTGGCCATTGCGGAAGCCCACAATCAGGCTGTAGTCAGAGGTGCTGATAGAACTCGTTTCTTTGCCCTTTTAGAACGACAAATGATTAAAGCCGGGATAAAAAATGTTGGTATTTCCAACAAAGAAGCCAGAAAACGGGGTAGCATCGCTTAATTTTTCGATAATTTTTTAACTTTAACCAACAAGTTAAATTACCCCCCTTAATCCCCCCGATGTATTTGGGGGAAACCGGAAAAATTAGTTCCCTCCCCTTCATAAGGGGAGGGTTAGGGTGGGGTAATTTGAGAAATAATAGTGATTCGATAACTTGTGTGTACACCGTAGGATATATTGGGGGGAAACCGGAAAATCAAGTTCCCTCCTTTTTTCAATGCTACCAGCTAAAGGTGGGTACAACCATTCGTTTCTGTCAAGAAACCGGAAAATCAAGTTCCCTCCCCTTTCCAAGGGGAGGGTTAGGGTGGGGTAAAAAGATATTTGATACATCAATCATGACTTTTAAAACATCCTCTTAGAGAAGTCGGGGATCTTTTTCTTCCTTTTCCTTCTTTAACACCGCTTTAAATTAGCTAATAAAACCACAATTTCATCTATTGCTGTTCTCATAACTTTACCAGGTTGTTCAGATTGATTCACCATAATACTAAAAACTAATGGCTCATAGTTATGTACATTTATATACCCAGAAAGGGCGGAGATTCCTGTCATTGAACCTGTTTTTCCTTGTACAATTCCCGCAGCGGCAGTATTCAGAAACCGATTTTTTAGCGTCCCTTTGACACCTGAGATAGCTAAGGAAGCACGAAAAGTTTCTGCTTGAGGTGATTTGGATATTCCTTGTAAAAGTTGTACTAAAGCTACTGGAGTCGTTAAATTTTTCCGAGATAAACCAGAACCATCTACAATTACATAACCTTCTGGTTCAACTCCTATTTGAGTTAAACTTTCTCTCAGCATTTGTAATCCAACATCAGCAGTATTTTGATTTCTTTCTTTTGGTTTTTTAATAGCTAAACTTCTTAATAAAGCTTCAGCATATAAATTATTACTATTCACATTTGTCTCTATTAATAATTCAGATAAAGGTGGTGATTCTACTGCGGCTATTTCTTTATCATTTCTACTAAGATGACTGTTCACAGTTTCTTTAACAGTAATTCCCTCTTTAGTCAAATTCTGACGAAATTGTCTGATAAAATTAGCAATTGGATCAAATACAGCTAAACCTGTAATATCTGGTTGAGAATCTACAGGTAAATTTCCCTTAATTCTCAGAATCTGTCCTTTTAAGTCACGATTTACTTCAACAAAACCAGGTTCATTTGCTGGAGTAGTTAGGGAATTATTTTCAATTTTCCATCTATATGCTTCTGTTGGTTCAGTCCATTTTATTTTTAATGGTTGTCCGACAGTTTGGGGTGAAAAAGTTAATATAGCAGCATTTTCATTGAGAATTAAACTATTAATTGGTGCGCCATAATCAGCTTGTATATCTTCCCATTGCCAACTAGAATTAACTACTTCACCTTGAAAGTAACTATCATCAGCAATTAATTGATTAATTTGCCGAATTCCTTGTTGATATAATTGTTTTGATAATATTGTTAATTGAGTGTTTTTGAAACTAGGATCTCCCCTTCCCACCACACGCAAAACACCATTACCATCATCATAAATGGAAGTACGAATCCGAAAATCTGCTCCTAATTGTTGTAATGCTGCTGCGGTAGTAAACAGCTTTATATTAGAAGCAGGAATAAAGTATTTATTAGCATCTTGGCTATAAAGAGTTTCTGCTGATGATAATTTTTTAACTAAAATACCCCAACGAACTCGACTAAATTGAGGACTATTAATAATAGTATTGATTGCTGACGGTAATTGAGCAGGACAAATTTGTTTAGTAGTATTAACTTGGGCAACTGGTGTTTGTGCTTGGGCTATTTTCTGAATACTACTAATATTAATAGAAATAAATAGTAATATCAAGCTGAAATAATTTTTTTTTGACATATTACCAATTATTATTTGGTTTAGCTAGATTCTTAAATTTTGTAAATTGTGGATCAAATAATAGTTTAATTGTTCCTGTTGGTCCATTTCGATGTTTGGCTATGATTACTTCAGCAATTCCCCTATCTGGAGTATCTGGTGAATAATATTCATCACGGTATAACATCATTACTATATCCGCATCTTGTTCAATTGAGTTATGAACAATAATATTATTAGCAATAAAATTATGTAATTTATCAACTGTTAAATCAAATACTTCTTCTTCTCCATCTAATTCAATTGAGATAACCTCATCCCAGTAAACATCACTATTAGCAAGAGCAATTAATTGTTTAGATTGAACAATATTGCCAACTTTCAAAGCTCTATCTCTACTTAAGTTTGCTTTGTAAAGCGTAGAACCACAATAGGATGTTTCCAAAGAAAATTGTAGTTCTCTCGTTGTCATATTAATAGCTTGTATTGAAGGGACAACAAGTGTTTTCCATACCTCTCTAGGAATTACATCTCTGTTAGTGTTATGAATAGAGTTTTCAAGATGCTCATAAATTTGTTGTAATGAACTTAGTTTGTATTCTCCTACTGCCTTAACCTTTTTAATAAATAAATCAAGGTCTGGCTTACCAGTAATTGTTACATGATATTGATTTCTACCCTTACCAGGCTGAGGAATCATTTTGAGTTTTGCATTAATTCCCAATCTTAACAAAAGTGTCTGAACATCAAAAGCTAGTCTTTCACTACTGCTTGCATAATATGCAATCGGTCTTGGACTTTTCCCTTCTACTAATTTTACAGATCCATCTGTACTCCATAGGTGTTT
The window above is part of the Dolichospermum sp. DET69 genome. Proteins encoded here:
- a CDS encoding tetratricopeptide repeat protein, whose amino-acid sequence is MKKWKLTIVTLILGTILYSPKVRAKNLANISESKIKFSLLAQSDLKEAIIYFHRGINKHTSGDIKGAIEEYDEALRLHPNFPEVYYKRGISRHKLGDLKGAITDYNQAISLNSNYPGIYNHRGFTRRDLGDLKGAMADFNQALSLNPNFPEAYQNRGIIRNLLGDKQGAITDLKTAANLFQQQKRIINYQEVIDLIQKI
- a CDS encoding DNA double-strand break repair nuclease NurA, whose translation is MLNLTKISKQMQGFSQHLTSEVAASHQRLELAQQYLKTAIECQEELVKRQEEWRHRIIFANATPIEPLDTCITIPVPPKVHTVISTDGSQISPNHHEIAYCYLLNIGRVVLHYGQNLHPVLDSIPEVFYRPEDLYISRQWGIRTDEWMGFRRTASEATVLAELACSTKTEAPTLAMIDGSLIYWFLDQLPMEARDLILPPVLESWQQLRQAQIPIMGYLSASRSIDATNFLRFLACPHPVPDCITHCPNQLEYVPCKKFDTLRDTALWTTQLQPGQRGPLWRSNARILELYDDQIIYFCYVHVGTEIARIEVPAWVVENSTMFDQALGLMLAQVHKGYGYPVAIAEAHNQAVVRGADRTRFFALLERQMIKAGIKNVGISNKEARKRGSIA
- the dacB gene encoding D-alanyl-D-alanine carboxypeptidase/D-alanyl-D-alanine-endopeptidase; the encoded protein is MSKKNYFSLILLFISINISSIQKIAQAQTPVAQVNTTKQICPAQLPSAINTIINSPQFSRVRWGILVKKLSSAETLYSQDANKYFIPASNIKLFTTAAALQQLGADFRIRTSIYDDGNGVLRVVGRGDPSFKNTQLTILSKQLYQQGIRQINQLIADDSYFQGEVVNSSWQWEDIQADYGAPINSLILNENAAILTFSPQTVGQPLKIKWTEPTEAYRWKIENNSLTTPANEPGFVEVNRDLKGQILRIKGNLPVDSQPDITGLAVFDPIANFIRQFRQNLTKEGITVKETVNSHLSRNDKEIAAVESPPLSELLIETNVNSNNLYAEALLRSLAIKKPKERNQNTADVGLQMLRESLTQIGVEPEGYVIVDGSGLSRKNLTTPVALVQLLQGISKSPQAETFRASLAISGVKGTLKNRFLNTAAAGIVQGKTGSMTGISALSGYINVHNYEPLVFSIMVNQSEQPGKVMRTAIDEIVVLLANLKRC